From the genome of Bradyrhizobium sp. SZCCHNS1050, one region includes:
- a CDS encoding amidohydrolase family protein: protein MLNRRSLLLASLAAGVTMTTTAARAKPAQPSTPVDFDVPAQACDCHTHIHGDPKQFPFAANRVYTPEPALPEEMAALHKALHIQRVVIVTPSVYGTDNSATLYGMKARGNDARGVAVIDDKTTEAQLDAMHAEGFRGIRLNLATGGINDPNVGRARFQAAVERMKARGWHVQLYTNTAMIAAIKDLVMQSPVPAVFDHFGGAQADLGLGQPGFADLVELVRSGKAYVKISGAYRASTRGPDYTDVIPFAKALIEANPDRIVWGTDWPHPDSSPHPELKVTDIRPFYPIDDGRLMNQLPVWAPDAAVREKILVDNPAKLYGF, encoded by the coding sequence ATGCTGAACCGCCGCAGCCTGCTGCTCGCCTCGCTTGCCGCCGGAGTGACGATGACCACGACAGCCGCCCGCGCCAAGCCGGCGCAACCTTCGACCCCGGTCGATTTCGACGTGCCGGCGCAAGCCTGCGACTGCCACACCCATATCCACGGTGATCCGAAACAATTCCCGTTTGCAGCGAACCGCGTCTACACGCCGGAGCCGGCCCTGCCCGAGGAGATGGCGGCGCTGCACAAGGCCCTGCACATCCAGCGCGTGGTGATCGTGACGCCAAGCGTCTACGGCACCGACAACTCCGCGACGCTGTACGGGATGAAGGCGCGCGGCAATGACGCGCGCGGCGTCGCCGTCATCGACGACAAGACCACCGAGGCGCAATTGGATGCCATGCATGCCGAGGGCTTCCGCGGCATCCGCCTCAATCTCGCGACCGGTGGCATCAATGACCCCAATGTCGGCCGCGCCCGCTTCCAGGCCGCGGTCGAGCGGATGAAGGCGCGGGGCTGGCACGTCCAGCTCTACACCAACACGGCGATGATCGCGGCCATCAAGGACCTCGTGATGCAATCGCCCGTGCCGGCCGTGTTCGACCATTTCGGCGGCGCGCAGGCCGATCTCGGCCTCGGGCAGCCGGGCTTTGCCGATCTGGTCGAGCTCGTCCGCAGCGGCAAGGCCTATGTGAAGATCTCCGGCGCCTACCGCGCCTCGACCCGCGGTCCCGACTACACCGATGTGATCCCGTTCGCGAAGGCCCTGATCGAAGCCAACCCGGACCGCATCGTCTGGGGCACCGACTGGCCCCACCCGGATTCGTCGCCGCATCCCGAATTGAAGGTCACGGATATCAGGCCCTTCTATCCCATCGACGACGGCCGCCTGATGAACCAGCTCCCGGTCTGGGCGCCGGACGCCGCGGTCCGCGAGAAGATCCTGGTCGATAATCCGGCGAAGCTGTACGGGTTTTGA
- a CDS encoding DUF2336 domain-containing protein has translation MNETRSVLRDLEDAIARGTADSRERALWHATDLLIAGRYCEEEIATFGEVIGRLADEIEIEARAKLADRLARIEYSPASVIRKLAFDDEIWVAGPVLRESERLDDATLVENASTKSQDHLLAIAERKTLSPAVTDVLATRGDRAVATAVARNQGAQFSGAGFLHMVKRAENDSILAEHLGRRLDIPRHLFQQLIAKASDDVGKRLASERPELLGEINSSVANIAGDLQSKFGPGSRNYFVAKRTVTIQHRLGNLHESTIAGYATAHKVEEVTIGLALLSGLPVDVVERALFDRNREMLLMLAKALGFTWDTMMALAFLGARDHRITAGELQELERDYAKLQSLTSRSVLEFYQSRKNPGKGGKASAPRAVAY, from the coding sequence ATGAACGAAACCAGATCCGTGTTGCGGGACCTCGAGGATGCGATTGCGCGGGGGACCGCGGACAGCCGCGAGCGCGCGCTGTGGCATGCGACCGACCTGCTGATCGCGGGGCGCTACTGCGAGGAGGAGATCGCCACCTTCGGCGAGGTGATCGGCCGGCTCGCCGACGAGATCGAGATCGAAGCGCGCGCCAAGCTCGCGGATCGCCTCGCCAGGATCGAATATTCGCCGGCCAGCGTCATCCGCAAGCTCGCCTTCGACGACGAGATCTGGGTCGCCGGCCCGGTGTTGCGCGAATCCGAGCGGCTCGATGACGCCACGCTGGTCGAGAACGCCAGCACCAAGAGCCAGGACCATCTGCTCGCGATCGCCGAACGAAAGACGTTGAGCCCCGCCGTGACCGACGTGCTGGCGACGCGCGGCGACCGTGCCGTCGCCACGGCGGTGGCGCGCAATCAGGGCGCCCAGTTCTCCGGCGCCGGATTCCTGCACATGGTCAAGCGGGCCGAGAACGACTCGATTCTCGCCGAGCATCTCGGCCGCCGGCTCGACATCCCCCGCCATCTGTTCCAGCAACTCATCGCCAAGGCCTCGGACGATGTCGGCAAGCGGCTGGCCAGCGAGCGCCCCGAACTGCTCGGCGAGATCAACAGCTCGGTCGCCAACATCGCCGGCGACCTGCAGTCGAAGTTCGGACCCGGCTCGCGCAACTACTTCGTCGCCAAGCGGACCGTGACGATCCAGCACCGCCTCGGCAATCTGCACGAGAGCACCATCGCCGGCTATGCGACCGCGCACAAGGTCGAGGAGGTGACGATCGGCCTCGCGCTGCTGTCGGGATTGCCGGTCGACGTCGTCGAGCGTGCCTTGTTCGACCGCAACCGCGAGATGCTGCTGATGCTCGCCAAGGCGCTTGGCTTTACCTGGGATACGATGATGGCGCTCGCGTTCCTCGGCGCCCGCGACCACCGCATCACGGCCGGCGAGTTGCAGGAGCTGGAGCGTGACTATGCCAAGCTCCAGTCGCTGACATCGCGCAGCGTGCTCGAATTCTATCAGTCCCGCAAGAATCCAGGCAAAGGCGGCAAGGCATCCGCGCCGCGCGCCGTGGCCTATTGA
- a CDS encoding DUF3455 domain-containing protein — protein MRLTSSLALLLLGAQIGSSYAAETTIPDALIAAGEKAVLTLHAEGAQVYDCKTDKDGKLAWTFREPIASLFEDGKTVGRHYAGPSWEHQDGSIVGGRVQGTAIGATDNDIPWLKLAVVSHRGSKGVLSDVTTVQRINTSGGKLEGACETAGQLRSVAYSADYVFLQKQ, from the coding sequence ATGCGCTTGACCTCATCGCTCGCCCTGCTGTTGCTCGGGGCCCAGATCGGCTCCTCCTACGCTGCAGAGACCACGATTCCCGACGCGCTGATCGCCGCCGGCGAAAAGGCCGTACTGACGCTGCATGCCGAAGGCGCGCAGGTCTACGACTGCAAGACCGACAAGGACGGCAAGCTCGCCTGGACCTTTCGCGAACCGATCGCCAGTCTATTCGAGGACGGCAAGACCGTCGGTCGGCACTACGCCGGCCCGAGCTGGGAGCACCAGGACGGCTCGATCGTCGGCGGCCGCGTCCAGGGCACCGCCATCGGCGCCACCGACAACGACATCCCCTGGCTGAAGCTCGCCGTCGTCTCCCACCGCGGCAGCAAGGGCGTGCTGTCGGACGTCACCACCGTGCAGCGGATCAACACGTCGGGCGGCAAGCTGGAGGGCGCCTGCGAGACCGCCGGGCAACTCCGCAGCGTGGCCTATTCCGCGGACTACGTGTTCCTGCAGAAGCAGTAA
- the ilvD gene encoding dihydroxy-acid dehydratase, protein MPAYRSRTSTHGRNMAGARGLWRATGMTNEDFGKPIIAVVNSFTQFVPGHVHLKDLGQLVAREIEKAGGVAKEFNTIAVDDGIAMGHDGMLYSLPSRELIADSVEYMVNAHCADAMVCISNCDKITPGMLMAAMRLNIPAVFVSGGPMEAGKVNIEGKLRKVDLIDAMIVAADDKVSDADVEVMERSACPTCGSCSGMFTANSMNCLTEALGLSLPGNGSVLATHADRRGLFVEAGHLVVDLARRYYEQDDASVLPRNIANFKAFENAMSMDIAMGGSTNTVLHLLAAAHEGEIPFTMTDIDRLSRKVPCLCKVAPAVADVHMEDVHRAGGVMGILGELARAGLLHTELPSVHSASLAAALERWDIRQTSSESVKNFYMAAPGGVPTQVAFSQDRRYQELDLDREKGCIRDLAHAYSKDGGLAVLTGNIARDGCIVKTAGVDASILKFSGPARVMESQDAAVEAILTNKIKAGDVVVIIYEGPRGGPGMQEMLYPTSYLKSKGLGKACALITDGRFSGGTSGLSIGHVSPEAAEGGLIGLVQDGDRIEIDIPSRAIHLAVSDEELANRRAAMEAKGDQAWKPKTRARKVSTALKAYAAFASSAAKGAVRIVKE, encoded by the coding sequence ATGCCCGCCTATCGCTCCCGAACCTCCACCCATGGCCGCAACATGGCCGGCGCCCGCGGCCTGTGGCGCGCCACCGGCATGACCAACGAGGATTTCGGCAAGCCGATCATCGCCGTCGTCAACTCCTTCACCCAGTTCGTGCCCGGCCATGTCCACCTCAAGGACCTCGGCCAGCTGGTCGCCCGCGAGATCGAGAAGGCCGGCGGCGTCGCCAAGGAGTTCAACACGATCGCTGTCGACGACGGCATCGCGATGGGCCATGACGGCATGCTCTACAGCCTGCCGTCGCGCGAGCTGATCGCCGACAGCGTCGAATACATGGTCAACGCGCACTGCGCCGACGCCATGGTCTGCATCTCCAACTGCGACAAGATCACGCCCGGCATGCTGATGGCCGCGATGCGCCTCAACATCCCCGCGGTGTTCGTCTCCGGCGGCCCGATGGAGGCCGGCAAGGTCAACATCGAAGGCAAGCTGCGCAAGGTCGACCTGATCGACGCGATGATCGTGGCCGCCGACGACAAGGTGTCGGATGCCGATGTCGAGGTGATGGAGCGCTCGGCCTGCCCGACCTGCGGCTCCTGCTCGGGCATGTTCACGGCGAATTCGATGAACTGCCTGACCGAGGCGCTCGGCCTGTCGCTGCCCGGCAACGGCTCGGTGCTGGCGACCCATGCCGACCGCCGCGGCCTGTTCGTCGAGGCCGGTCATCTCGTCGTCGACCTCGCCCGCCGCTATTACGAGCAGGACGATGCGTCCGTGCTCCCCCGCAACATCGCCAACTTCAAGGCGTTCGAGAACGCGATGAGCATGGACATCGCGATGGGCGGCTCGACCAACACCGTGCTGCATCTGCTCGCCGCCGCCCATGAGGGCGAGATCCCGTTCACCATGACCGACATCGATCGCCTCTCGCGCAAGGTCCCCTGCCTGTGCAAGGTCGCGCCGGCCGTGGCCGACGTGCACATGGAGGACGTGCATCGCGCCGGCGGCGTGATGGGCATCCTCGGCGAGCTCGCCCGCGCCGGCCTGCTGCACACCGAATTGCCGAGCGTGCATTCGGCCTCGCTGGCAGCAGCGCTGGAGCGCTGGGACATCCGCCAGACGTCGAGCGAGAGCGTGAAGAACTTCTACATGGCCGCCCCCGGCGGCGTGCCGACGCAGGTCGCGTTCAGCCAGGACCGCCGCTATCAGGAGCTCGATCTCGATCGCGAGAAGGGCTGCATCCGCGACCTCGCGCATGCCTATTCCAAGGATGGCGGCCTCGCGGTGCTGACCGGCAACATCGCGCGCGACGGCTGCATCGTGAAGACCGCGGGCGTCGATGCCTCGATCCTGAAGTTCTCGGGTCCTGCGCGCGTGATGGAGAGCCAGGACGCCGCGGTCGAAGCGATCCTGACCAACAAGATCAAGGCCGGCGACGTCGTCGTCATCATCTATGAGGGCCCGCGCGGCGGCCCGGGCATGCAGGAGATGCTGTATCCGACCAGCTATCTGAAGTCGAAGGGCCTCGGCAAGGCCTGTGCACTGATCACCGACGGCCGCTTCTCCGGCGGCACCTCGGGGCTGTCGATCGGCCACGTCTCGCCGGAAGCCGCCGAGGGCGGCCTGATCGGCCTGGTGCAGGACGGCGACCGCATCGAGATCGACATTCCCAGCCGCGCCATTCATCTCGCAGTGTCGGACGAGGAGCTCGCCAACCGCCGCGCCGCGATGGAGGCGAAGGGCGATCAAGCCTGGAAGCCAAAGACGCGCGCCCGCAAGGTCTCGACCGCGCTGAAGGCCTACGCCGCGTTCGCGTCGAGCGCCGCCAAGGGCGCGGTGCGGATCGTCAAGGAGTAA
- a CDS encoding copper resistance protein CopC, producing the protein MPSVIRFRHLPTLAALLLGVPGAASAHAVIVSSQPAAGGTIETQPTMIRLRFNSRIDHARSRLKLRAPDGAEQALTPAVDAPADEIDAEAKALSPGAWHLQWQVLSVDGHITRGDIPFNVR; encoded by the coding sequence ATGCCGTCCGTCATCCGCTTCCGCCATCTGCCGACCCTTGCCGCGCTGCTTCTGGGCGTTCCCGGCGCCGCCTCGGCTCATGCCGTCATCGTCTCGTCGCAGCCCGCGGCGGGCGGGACCATCGAGACGCAGCCGACAATGATCCGGCTGCGCTTCAACAGCCGCATCGATCACGCCCGCTCGCGGCTGAAGCTGCGCGCGCCCGACGGTGCCGAGCAGGCGCTTACTCCGGCAGTCGATGCGCCGGCCGACGAGATCGACGCCGAGGCCAAGGCGCTCAGCCCCGGCGCCTGGCACCTGCAATGGCAGGTGCTCAGCGTCGATGGCCACATCACCCGCGGCGACATTCCTTTCAACGTGCGCTAG
- a CDS encoding TrmJ/YjtD family RNA methyltransferase, with amino-acid sequence MSGTDKTKAGVEIAGPVVILVEPQLGENIGMAARAMGNFALSELRLVNPRDGWPNIAAQRAAAGADHIIDHVRLFDTLPEAIADLDLVFATTARAHDQAKPVMGPEAAAREMQGQIAAGGRAGILFGRERAGLTNEEVARANRIITYPVNPGFASLNLAQAVLLMGYEWFKLVTSGALPFAMPERSERAGQGQMEAFFENLVRELDRVEFLRPAEKRETMLVNLRNIFFRMEPSRQDIHTLHGVVMAIAEGRKGPAKGGVLDSEQATRLRALIAEQGTVANLPDSRGSLRGLARLLRRNPTDAERALWHALSRDRRFAGQFKRQTPVGRHIPDFVSFIHRLAIELVGPDESEGVVADRSARRAWLESRDYRVTEVKAADVEANLEAELVRLQAVIAAAK; translated from the coding sequence GTGTCGGGCACCGACAAGACGAAGGCGGGCGTGGAGATCGCAGGGCCAGTGGTGATCCTGGTCGAGCCGCAGCTCGGCGAGAACATCGGCATGGCCGCGCGCGCCATGGGCAATTTTGCGTTGTCGGAGCTGCGACTGGTCAACCCGCGCGACGGCTGGCCGAACATCGCCGCCCAGCGGGCGGCGGCCGGGGCCGACCACATCATCGATCATGTCCGACTGTTCGACACCCTGCCGGAGGCGATCGCCGACCTCGACCTGGTGTTCGCGACCACCGCCCGCGCCCACGACCAGGCCAAGCCGGTGATGGGACCAGAGGCGGCCGCCCGCGAGATGCAGGGCCAGATTGCCGCCGGCGGCCGGGCCGGCATCCTGTTCGGCCGCGAGCGGGCGGGGCTCACCAACGAGGAGGTCGCCCGCGCAAACCGCATCATCACCTACCCGGTCAACCCCGGCTTTGCCTCGCTGAACCTCGCCCAGGCGGTGCTGCTGATGGGCTATGAATGGTTCAAGCTGGTGACATCGGGCGCGCTGCCCTTCGCCATGCCCGAACGCTCGGAGCGCGCCGGCCAGGGACAGATGGAGGCGTTCTTCGAGAACCTGGTGCGCGAGCTCGACCGGGTCGAATTCCTGCGGCCCGCCGAGAAGCGCGAGACCATGCTGGTCAACCTGCGCAACATCTTCTTCCGCATGGAGCCGTCGCGGCAGGACATCCACACCCTGCACGGCGTGGTCATGGCGATCGCCGAGGGGCGCAAGGGGCCGGCCAAGGGCGGCGTGCTCGACAGCGAGCAGGCGACGCGCCTGCGGGCGCTGATCGCCGAGCAGGGCACGGTGGCCAACCTGCCGGATTCGCGCGGCTCGCTGCGCGGGCTGGCGCGGCTGCTCCGCCGCAACCCGACCGACGCCGAGCGCGCGCTGTGGCACGCGCTGTCGCGCGACCGCCGCTTCGCCGGCCAGTTCAAGCGCCAGACCCCGGTCGGCCGCCACATCCCCGACTTCGTCTCCTTCATCCACCGCCTCGCCATCGAGCTGGTCGGCCCCGACGAGAGCGAAGGCGTCGTCGCTGATCGCAGCGCAAGGCGGGCGTGGCTGGAAAGCCGCGACTATCGCGTCACCGAGGTGAAGGCGGCGGATGTCGAGGCGAATCTGGAGGCCGAGCTGGTGCGGCTGCAGGCGGTGATCGCCGCAGCCAAGTAG
- a CDS encoding copper resistance D family protein, with translation MSLLLDIFGYLSVVLRGLTLLAQSFTIGGLAFLLLLLRPLQQRLSADAIVVGKRGQRFLRRSAFGWFAVVLASLAVNMGALIGTLDLSLGAAASADFARSGLAVAACALGIAVLARTGSWAAWRVLTLTVLAVSALLLQLNLTHAASRLEVRWPLLAADFLHMLGAGVWIGGLPYFMMALNGCKADDDQRRIGRRYSLMSMVSVAAIVLGGIVMAIAYLGSFAAIYGTAYGVMTSAKVAMLLMLLALGAGNFLAVERLRRRDPAAPLLRMKRFVEVELGIGLTVLLTAGSLTSLPPGIDLSQDRLNWAEIVERAAPQRPRLTSPSVDQLTISQLQARIDAADAQRVTAPQAYVPGEGVILPRSAAEIAWSEYNHHWAGIFVVLIGLLALIERFAWGRWARHWPLLFLVMAAFLFLRADEMAWPLGPIGFFASLRDPEVAQHRLFVVLIVLFGLFEWRVRLRGQQAGRAALVFPLTVAAGGALLLTHSHAIANIKDQLLIEMSHTPLALCGIIAGWARWLELRLDGRISRAAAWVWPVAFVLVGLILLDYREA, from the coding sequence GTGTCGCTGTTGCTCGACATCTTCGGCTATCTCTCGGTGGTGCTGCGAGGCCTGACCCTGCTGGCACAGTCCTTCACCATCGGCGGCTTGGCATTTCTGCTGTTGCTGCTGCGCCCGCTACAGCAAAGGCTGTCCGCTGACGCGATCGTGGTCGGGAAGCGCGGCCAGCGCTTCCTGCGCCGAAGCGCATTCGGCTGGTTCGCGGTCGTGCTGGCTTCGCTCGCAGTCAACATGGGCGCGCTGATCGGGACGCTCGATTTGTCGCTCGGCGCGGCGGCGAGCGCGGATTTCGCACGCTCCGGCCTGGCTGTTGCCGCGTGCGCGCTCGGCATCGCCGTGCTCGCCCGGACCGGCAGCTGGGCCGCCTGGCGCGTCCTGACGCTGACCGTGCTGGCCGTCTCAGCGCTGCTGCTGCAGCTCAACCTGACGCACGCGGCGAGCCGGCTCGAGGTGCGCTGGCCGCTGCTCGCCGCCGACTTCCTTCACATGCTCGGCGCCGGCGTCTGGATCGGCGGCCTGCCGTATTTCATGATGGCGCTGAACGGCTGCAAGGCGGATGACGATCAGCGCAGAATCGGACGGCGCTACTCGTTGATGTCGATGGTCTCGGTGGCGGCGATCGTGCTCGGCGGCATCGTGATGGCGATCGCCTATCTCGGCTCGTTCGCGGCGATCTACGGTACGGCCTATGGTGTGATGACCTCGGCCAAGGTCGCGATGCTGCTGATGCTGCTCGCGCTCGGGGCGGGCAATTTCCTGGCCGTGGAGCGCCTGCGTCGCCGTGATCCCGCAGCGCCGCTGCTGCGGATGAAGCGCTTCGTCGAGGTCGAACTCGGCATCGGGTTGACGGTGCTCCTGACGGCGGGCTCGCTGACCTCGCTGCCGCCGGGCATCGACCTCAGCCAGGACCGCCTGAACTGGGCCGAGATCGTCGAGCGCGCCGCGCCGCAACGGCCGCGGCTGACCAGCCCCTCGGTCGACCAGCTCACGATCTCGCAGTTGCAGGCGAGGATCGACGCCGCCGACGCGCAGCGCGTGACGGCGCCGCAAGCCTACGTGCCGGGCGAGGGCGTGATCCTGCCGCGCAGCGCCGCCGAAATCGCCTGGTCGGAATACAACCACCATTGGGCCGGCATCTTCGTCGTGCTGATCGGGCTGCTCGCGCTGATCGAACGCTTCGCCTGGGGACGCTGGGCACGGCACTGGCCGTTGCTGTTCCTGGTGATGGCGGCGTTCCTGTTTCTCCGCGCCGACGAGATGGCCTGGCCGCTCGGCCCGATCGGCTTCTTCGCGTCGCTGCGCGATCCCGAAGTGGCGCAGCACCGGCTGTTCGTGGTGCTGATCGTCCTGTTCGGCCTGTTCGAATGGCGGGTGCGGCTGCGCGGGCAACAGGCGGGGCGGGCGGCGCTGGTGTTTCCGCTGACGGTCGCCGCCGGCGGCGCGCTGCTGCTGACCCATTCGCACGCCATCGCCAACATCAAGGATCAGCTCCTGATCGAGATGAGCCACACGCCGCTGGCGCTGTGCGGCATCATCGCCGGCTGGGCGCGCTGGCTCGAGCTGCGCCTGGACGGCCGCATCAGCCGCGCCGCCGCCTGGGTCTGGCCGGTGGCCTTCGTGCTGGTCGGGCTGATCCTGCTGGATTATCGCGAGGCGTGA
- a CDS encoding NADP-dependent isocitrate dehydrogenase, protein MAKIKVTNPVVELDGDEMTRIIWQYIKDKLINPFLDIDLMYFDLGMESRDKTNDQITIDAANAIKKVGVGVKCATITPDEARVKEFGLKEMWKSPNGTIRNILGGVVFREPIICKNVPRLVPGWTKPIIIGRHAYGDQYRATDFKFPGKGVLTMKFVGDDGTVIEKEVFKAPGAGVAMEMYNLDESIYDFARASLNMGLAKNYSVYLSTKNTILKVYDGRFKDIFQEVYEKEFKDKFEAKKITYEHRLIDDMVAAALKWSGGYVWACKNYDGDVQSDTVAQGYGSLGLMTSVLMTPDGQTVEAEAAHGTVTRHFREHQKGKETSTNSIASIFAWTRGLSHRAKLDNNAELAKFAATLEKVCVDTVESGYMTKDLALLVGADQRWLSTTGFLDKIAENLTKAMAA, encoded by the coding sequence ATGGCAAAAATCAAGGTGACCAACCCGGTCGTCGAGCTCGACGGCGACGAGATGACCCGGATCATCTGGCAGTACATCAAGGACAAGCTGATCAACCCCTTCCTTGATATCGACCTGATGTATTTCGACCTGGGGATGGAAAGCCGCGACAAGACCAACGACCAGATCACGATCGATGCGGCCAACGCCATCAAGAAGGTCGGCGTCGGCGTGAAGTGCGCCACCATCACCCCGGACGAGGCCCGGGTGAAGGAGTTCGGCCTCAAGGAGATGTGGAAGTCGCCGAACGGCACCATCCGCAACATCCTCGGCGGCGTCGTGTTCCGCGAGCCGATCATCTGCAAGAACGTGCCGCGCCTCGTTCCCGGCTGGACCAAGCCGATCATCATCGGCCGCCACGCCTATGGCGACCAGTACCGCGCCACCGACTTCAAGTTCCCCGGCAAGGGCGTGCTGACGATGAAGTTCGTCGGCGACGACGGCACCGTGATCGAGAAGGAGGTCTTCAAGGCGCCCGGCGCCGGCGTCGCGATGGAGATGTACAACCTCGACGAGTCGATCTACGACTTCGCCCGCGCCTCGCTCAACATGGGCCTCGCCAAGAACTACTCGGTCTACCTGTCGACCAAGAACACCATCCTGAAGGTCTATGACGGCCGCTTCAAGGACATCTTCCAGGAGGTGTACGAGAAGGAGTTCAAGGACAAGTTCGAGGCCAAGAAGATCACCTATGAGCACCGCCTGATCGACGACATGGTCGCCGCGGCGCTGAAGTGGTCGGGCGGCTATGTCTGGGCCTGCAAGAACTATGACGGCGACGTGCAGTCCGACACCGTGGCGCAGGGCTACGGCTCGCTCGGCCTGATGACCTCGGTGCTGATGACCCCGGACGGCCAGACCGTCGAGGCCGAGGCGGCCCACGGCACGGTGACCCGCCACTTCCGCGAGCACCAGAAGGGCAAGGAGACCTCGACCAACTCGATCGCCTCGATCTTCGCCTGGACCCGCGGCCTGTCGCACCGCGCCAAGCTCGACAACAATGCCGAACTGGCGAAGTTCGCCGCCACCCTGGAGAAGGTCTGCGTCGACACCGTCGAGTCCGGCTACATGACCAAGGACCTCGCGCTCCTGGTCGGCGCCGATCAGCGCTGGCTCTCGACCACCGGCTTCCTCGACAAGATCGCCGAGAACCTGACCAAGGCGATGGCGGCGTAA
- a CDS encoding fatty acid desaturase, producing MQILSSYRTPNRVRSVTELVITAVPLVALWAAAWFTFSLGHAWASLLIAIPAGAFLVRLFMIQHDCGHGTFFAGRQANDWVGRVLGVLTLTPYDWWRRTHAIHHASSGNLDRRGIGDIDTLTVREYQARSTWGRLRYRLYRHPLVMFVAGPAYLFFLQHRLPFGLMRAGWSPWVSTMATNFGIALIVAGLVWLIGIQAFLVVHLPIMLLAAMAGVWLFYVQHQFEHTVWERSERWTQQQAALYGSSHYDLPAWLHWLTANIGIHHVHHLSSRIPYYRLPVVLRDHPELREIGRITLPESLRCVRLVLWDESQRRLVSFREAGAGALELRTTTPKLAGPQP from the coding sequence ATGCAGATTCTCAGCAGCTATCGCACACCAAACCGCGTCCGCAGCGTCACCGAGCTGGTGATCACGGCGGTGCCGCTGGTGGCGCTGTGGGCGGCAGCCTGGTTCACATTCTCGCTCGGCCATGCCTGGGCGTCGTTGCTCATCGCGATTCCTGCTGGCGCCTTCCTGGTGCGCCTGTTCATGATCCAGCACGATTGCGGCCACGGCACCTTCTTCGCCGGGCGTCAGGCGAACGACTGGGTCGGCCGCGTCCTCGGCGTGCTGACCCTGACACCTTACGACTGGTGGCGGCGCACCCACGCGATCCACCACGCCAGCAGCGGCAACCTCGACAGGCGCGGCATCGGCGACATCGATACGTTGACGGTGCGGGAATATCAGGCGCGATCGACCTGGGGCCGTCTGCGCTACCGGCTGTACCGCCACCCGCTGGTCATGTTCGTCGCAGGACCCGCCTACCTGTTCTTCCTGCAGCACCGCCTGCCGTTCGGCCTCATGCGCGCCGGCTGGTCGCCCTGGGTCAGCACGATGGCGACCAATTTCGGCATCGCCCTGATCGTCGCCGGGCTGGTGTGGCTGATCGGCATCCAGGCGTTCCTGGTCGTGCATCTCCCGATCATGCTGCTCGCCGCCATGGCCGGGGTGTGGCTGTTCTATGTCCAGCATCAGTTCGAGCACACCGTCTGGGAGCGGAGCGAGCGCTGGACGCAGCAGCAGGCCGCGCTCTACGGCAGCTCACATTACGACCTGCCGGCATGGCTGCACTGGCTCACCGCCAATATCGGCATCCACCACGTCCACCATCTCTCGAGCCGGATTCCCTATTACAGGCTGCCGGTGGTGCTGCGCGATCATCCCGAGCTGCGCGAGATCGGCCGCATCACGCTGCCCGAGAGCCTGCGCTGCGTCCGGCTGGTGCTGTGGGACGAGTCGCAGCGCCGGCTGGTGTCGTTCCGCGAAGCCGGAGCGGGAGCATTGGAGCTTCGGACAACGACACCGAAGCTCGCTGGGCCACAACCATAG